A stretch of the Medicago truncatula cultivar Jemalong A17 chromosome 5, MtrunA17r5.0-ANR, whole genome shotgun sequence genome encodes the following:
- the LOC11413450 gene encoding squalene monooxygenase SE1: MDWLEISWDELRIKERIGAGSFETMYCAEWHGLQVTSTINTLAGALYKVFCASPDPASIEMHRACFNYLSLGGVCSYGPIALLSSLNPRPLSLVLHFFVVAVYGVGRLLIPFPSPKRMYKALIIC; encoded by the exons ATGGACTGGCTTGAGATATCATGGGATGAGCTGCGGATCAAAGAACGCATTGGTGCTG GATCATTTGAGACAATGTACTGTGCTGAATGGCAtggatta CAAGTGACATCTACAATAAACACATTAGCAGGTGCATTGTACAAGGTGTTTTGTGCATCTCCTGATCCAGCTAGCATTGAAATGCACCGAgcatgttttaattatttgagcCTTGGAGGTGTTTGCTCATACGGACCAATAGCTCTACTCTCCAGTCTGAATCCGCGTCCATTGAGCTTGGTTCTACATTTCTTCGTGGTGGCTGTATACGGTGTTGGCCGCCTCTTGATACCGTTTCCTTCTCCAAAACGAATGTATAAAGCTTTAAttatttg TTGA
- the LOC11407837 gene encoding glycine-rich domain-containing protein 1 produces the protein MEAEQEHAWNEAQKIGMSVDLVDVAKKQLQFLAAVDRNRHLYDGPALDRAIYRYNACWLPLLAKHSESRIFEGPLVVPLDCEWIWHCHRLNPVRYKLDCEELYGLVLDNFDVVSTVEGICGRQTEEIWNKLYPDEPYNSDLINLDPEDISKRTTSLAKYTKYDLISAVKRQSPFFYQVSRPYIKDDLFIKEAEARYKGFLYLIKKNKEKGINRFCVPTYDIDLMWHSHQLHPVAYSKDLNEALGKILEHDDTDSDRTKGKKLDVGFSGTTKQWEDTFGTRYWKAGAMYKGNAPSPITSSPFSSSKNCKKVVSSKEQLHDNLLQDRKVVEVFLEFVDVKNLPDGQEGSLFVLFSKSQPDAFFEAKRRLSILSKTKEKQVASFQCEPTGELLFELMSHSSSKLSLRKSPKALGSAAIPMQDYLDPVSKLYIEKWLELVPSSGVMSTKPILLRVAISFTAPIPAPYTFQLAQSRPVSKNTCFFNLPVKPQQAKSWTHATDENGTRIISLQMRDLKNAKNVENLGKEVAGLMESGETRTLAEYMENGWSFMDNLWLLHRPSKSKNDGHIFELTGTKTIKIFSGRKGEYELRYHLKQGNEMDFLTAVEFSIEDPYGKAVALLDLKSNLVSAKEKWMVLPGIILAFLASDIMKKEGYEGIIAKSKDLEVVDTYEEIERNDLNGAELSRDVGITKKVVLSSGGCGSGCGSGCGNAVRSGGCGGCGAGGCGGGCGNMIKSGGCGSGCGSGCGGGCGNMIKSGGCGGGCGGGCGGGCGNIIKSGGCGGGCDGGCGGGCGNIIKSGGCGGGCGGGCGGGCGNIVESGGCGGGCGGGCGGGCGGGCGSMVGSGGCENYDNMKKSSGCGGGCGGGCGGCGGDILDGKCGFSEHLNEEAHNMNEEAVAAA, from the exons ATGGAAGCAGAACAAGAACATGCATGGAATGAAGCACAAAAGATTGGTATGAGCGTTGACCTTGTTGATGTGGCGAAAAAACAGCTTCAGTTTCTTGCAGCTGTTGATAGAAATCGTCATCTTTATGATGGTCCTGCTCTTGATAGAGCTATCTATAG GTACAATGCTTGTTGGCTTCCCTTGCTTGCCAAACATTCAGAATCTCGTATTTTTGAAGGTCCTTTGGTAGTTCCTCTCGACTGTGAATGGATTTGGCACTGTCACAGGCTCAACCCG GTAAGGTACAAACTTGACTGTGAGGAGCTTTATGGACTTGTACTTGACAACTTTGATGTTGTCTCTACCGTTGAAGGAATTTGTGGCAGGCAAACTGAAGAAATCTGGAACAAATTGTATCCCGATGAGCCATACAATTCTGATTTGATTAACCTTGATCCTGAGGATATCTCTAAAAGGACCACTAGTCTTGCAAAATACACTAAATATGATCTGATTTCAGCTGTTAAGAGGCAGAGCCCATTCTTTTACCAG GTATCAAGACCCTATATAAAAGATGATCTATTTATCAAGGAAGCTGAGGCCAGATATAAAGGCTTTCTGTATCTTATTAAGAAAAACAAGGAGAAGGGTATAAACCGCTTTTGTGTTCCAACATATGATATCGATCTAATgtggcactctcaccagttACATCCAGTTGCTTATAGTAAAGACCTCAATGAGGCACTTGGAAAAATATTGGAACACGATGATACTGACTCAGACAGAACCAAAGGAAAGAAACTGGATGTTGGGTTTTCTGGAACCACCAAACAGTGGGAAGACACATTTGGTACCAGATATTGGAAGGCTGGAGCAATGTATAAGGGTAATGCACCATCTCCTATCACAAGTAGCCCTTTTTCATCCAGCAAGAATTGTAAGAAGGTTGTATCTTCCAAAGAGCAGCTACATGATAATTTGCTACAAGACCGGAAAGTTGTGGAG GTTTTCTTGGAGTTTGTTGATGTTAAAAACTTACCAGATGGACAGGAAGGAAGtctctttgttttattttccaaATCACAGCCTGATGCATTCTTTGAAGCAAAAAGGAGACTTAGTATTTTGTCAAAGACTAAAGAGAAACAGGTTGCATCTTTCCAATGTGAACCTACTGGAGAGCTGCTTTTTGAACTCATGTCccattcttcttcaaagttaTCATTAAGAAAATCACCAAAGGCACTGGGTTCTGCTGCAATCCCTATGCAAGACTATCTTGATCCAGTTTCAAAGCTCTACATTGAGAAATGGTTAGAGTTGGTGCCAAGCTCCGGTGTTATGAGCACAAAGCCAATCCTGTTACGAGTAGCCATCTCATTTACTGCTCCAATTCCCGCCCCATATACGTTTCAATTGGCTCAATCTCGTCCAGTGTCAAAAAATACATGTTTCTTTAACCTTCCAGTTAAGCCTCAACAAGCCAAGAGCTGGACTCACGCCACAGATGAAAATGGCACCAGAATCATCAGCCTGCAAATGAG GGACTTGAAAAACGCAAAGAACGTAGAAAACCTTGGAAAGGAGGTTGCTGGCCTCATGGAATCTGGTGAAACTCGCACTCTTGCTGAGTATATGGAAAATGGGTGGAGTTTTATGGACAACCTTTGGTTATTGCACCGTCCAAGCAAAAGCAAGAATGATGGCCATATCTTTGAGCTTACAGGCACCAAAACA ATCAAAATATTTTCCGGAAGAAAGGGAGAATATGAACTGAGATATCATTTGAAACAAGGAAATGAAATGGACTTCTTAACAGCAGTTGAATTCTCCATAGAAGATCCTTATGGAAAAGCAGTAGCATTGCTGGACTTGAAATCTAATCTTGTTTCG GCAAAGGAAAAGTGGATGGTGTTGCCTGGAATCATATTGGCTTTTCTTGCTTCTGATATAATGAAAAAGGAAGGATATGAAGGCATCATTGCCAAAAGTAAAGATTTGGAAGTTGTCGACACATATGAGGAAATTGAAAGGAATGACTTGAACGGAGCGGAGTTAAGTAGAGATGTTGGGATTACAAAAAAGGTTGTACTATCAAGTGGAGGGTGTGGTAGTGGTTGTGGCAGTGGCTGTGGGAATGCAGTGAGAAGTGGTGGCTGTGGGGGATGTGGTGCGGGTGGTTGTGGCGGAGGGTGTGGGAATATGATTAAGAGTGGTGGCTGTGGTAGTGGTTGTGGCAGCGGCTGTGGAGGAGGGTGTGGAAATATGATCAAGAGTGGTGGCTGTGGAGGCGGCTGTGGTGGAGGGTGTGGAGGAGGTTGTGGAAATATAATCAAGAGTGGTGGCTGTGGAGGTGGTTGTGATGGAGGGTGTGGAGGAGGGTGTGGAAATATAATCAAGAGTGGTGGCTGTGGAGGTGGCTGTGGTGGAGGATGTGGAGGAGGCTGTGGAAATATAGTGGAGAGTGGTGGCTGTGGTGGCGGTTGCGGTGGTGGTTGTGGTGGAGGTTGTGGAGGAGGGTGTGGAAGTATGGTGGGGAGTGGAGGGTGTGAAAATTATGACAACATGAAGAAGAGTAGCGGGTGTGGTGGAGGCTGTGGTGGAGGATGTGGTGGTTGCGGTGGTGATATTTTGGACGGTAAGTGCGGCTTCAGTGAGCATTTGAACGAGGAAGCACACAACATGAATGAAGAAGCAGTTGCTGCTGCATGA
- the LOC11411928 gene encoding uncharacterized protein At4g37920 gives MKSFKTCTSTLNITTTFFPFNDNNLCTANFLTPSFQNQKPKLITQNFKPLILLCASFPSPQASSASMAQVEEQADIEIVKGYTMTQFCDKMIDLFLNEKTKSKEWRKYLVFRDEWKKYRNSFFIRCQRRADMENDPTMKEKFTSLGRRVKKIDDEMEGHYELLKEIQDFPTDINAIVARRRKDFTGEFFRYLSLIADTYDSLDDRDGIARLGAKCLSAVGAYDNTLMNMETLDAAQAKFDDILNSPSIDVACKKIKSLAKAKELDSSLILLISGAWAKAKESTTMKNEVKEIMYQLYKTTKSSLRTIAPKEIRLLKHLLNIIDPEERFSALATAFSPGDEHEAKDPNALYTTPKELHKWIQIMLDAYNLNKEESDLREARQMTDPIVIQRLFILKDTIEKEYMENNTVPKSETEDDSQSEVF, from the exons ATGAAGAGCTTCAAAACATGCACTTCAACCTTAAACATCACCACCACTTTCTTCCCTTTCAATGATAATAATCTCTGCACCGCCAACTTTCTCACTCCTTCCtttcaaaaccaaaaaccaaaacttataaCTCAGAATTTCAAACCCCTTATTCTCTTATGCGCTTCTTTTCCAA GCCCACAAGCTAGTAGTGCTTCCATGGCTCAAGTTGAAGAGCAAGCAGATATTGAAATTGTAAAGGGTTATACTATGACtcaattttgtgacaaaatGATAGATTTATTTCTGAATGAGAAAACCAAATCAAAGGAATGGAGGAAGTACTTGGTATTTAGGGACGAATGGAAGAAATATAGGAATAGCTTCTTCATTAGATGCCAAAGAAGAGCTGACATGGAGAATGATCCAACAATGAAGGAAAAATTTACTTCATTGGGGAGAAGGGTGAAGAAG ATTGATGATGAAATGGAAGGACACTACGAACTTCTCAAGGAGATACAAGATTTTCCGACCGACATTAATGCCATAGTTGCACGAAGGCGCAAAGACTTCACTGGAGAATTTTTCCGCTACCTCTCTCTTATTGCAGACACTTATGACAGCTTGGATGATCGTGATG GGATCGCCAGGCTAGGAGCTAAATGCTTATCTGCCGTCGGTGCATACGATAATACTCTGATGAATATGGAGACGTTAGATGCTGCGCAGGCCAAATTTGATGATATCCTTAATTCTCCTTCCATCGATGTAGCTTGTAAGAAAATCAAAAGCCTTGCAAAAGCAAAGGAACTTGATTCTTCATTGATATTGTTGATAAGTGGTGCTTGGGCTAAAGCAAAAGAATCTACAACAATGAAGAATGAG GTGAAAGAGATAATGTACCAATTGTACAAGACCACAAAGAGCAGCCTAAGGACTATTGCCCCAAAAGAAATAAGGCTATTGAAGCATTTGCTAAACATCATAGATCCCGAGGAGCGATTCTCTGCCTTGGCAACAGCTTTCTCCCCTGGTGATGAACATGAAGCCAAAGATCCTAATGCTTTATACAC TACGCCAAAGGAACTGCATAAATGGATTCAGATCATGCTAGATGCATATAATCTGAACAAGGAAGAATCAGATTTGAGAGAAGCTAGGCAAATGACTGATCCTATAGTTATTCAGAGGTTGTTTATCCTCAAGGATACTATTGAGAAGGAATATATGGAAAACAACACTGTTCCAAAGTCCGAGACTGAAGATGACTCTCAATCAGAAGTGTTTTAA
- the LOC11407838 gene encoding ABC transporter G family member STR2, whose protein sequence is MKTQGLELETVIDIKHKPVSFTGGLEFESLTYTVTKKKKVDGKWSNEDVDLLHDITGYAPKGCITAVMGPSGAGKSTLLDGLAGRIASGSLKGKVSLDGNSVNASLIKRTSAYIMQEDRLFPMLTVYETLMFAADFRLGPLSAVDKRQRVEKLIEQLGLSSSRNTYIGDEGTRGVSGGERRRVSIGVDIIHGPSLLFLDEPTSGLDSTSALSVIEKLHDIARNGSTVILTIHQPSSRIQLLLDHLIILARGQLMFQGSLKDVGHHLNRMGRKIPKGENPIENLIDVIQEYDQCDFVGVEVLAEFARTGMKPPLLSDMEEIISYTNSIAPSPSPLHRGSKYEEKSQDFSYSSQISRRSLNDEFDHSIRSPYNNTPMSWSASNSAAFLKFTPSRLKNENKVQKPPSHASPGIYTYSSEILPATPTPHSSDYVVDENDYLTPTNSSQEHLGPKFANSYIGETWILMRRNFTNIRRTPELFLSRLMVLTFMGVMMATMFHNPKNTLQGITNRLSFFIFTVCLFFFSSNDAVPAFIQERFIFIRETSHNAYRASCYTIASLITHMPFLALQALAYAAIVWFALELRGPFIYFFLVLFISLLSTNSFVVFVSSIVPNYILGYAAVIAFTALFFLFCGYFLSSEDIPLYWRWMNKVSTMTYPYEGLLMNEYQTNETFGSNDGVSITGFDILKSLHIGTEEIKKRNNVLIMLGWAVLYRILFYIILRFASKNQRS, encoded by the exons atgaaaacacaAGGTCTTGAACTTGAAACAGTGATTGACATAAAGCATAAACCTGTTAGTTTCACTGGAGGACTTGAATTTGAATCTCTTACATACACAGtgacaaagaagaagaaagttgaTGGAAAATGGTCGAATGAAGATGTGGATTTGTTGCATGATATAACAGGTTATGCACCAAAGGGTTGTATCACTGCAGTAATGGGACCAAGTGGTGCTGGAAAATCAACTTTATTGGATGGACTTGCTGGGAGAATTGCAAGTGGGAGTCTTAAAGGAAAAGTTTCATTGGATGGAAATAGTGTGAATGCAAGCTTGATTAAAAGAACTTCTGCTTATATTATGCAAGAAGATAGGCTTTTTCCTATGCTTACTGTCTATGAGACTTTGATGTTTGCTGCTGATTTCAGATTAGGGCCACTTTCAGCTGTTGATAAGAGGCAGAGAGTTGAGAAGCTTATTGAGCAGCTTGGCTTATCA TCATCTAGGAACACCTACATAGGAGATGAAGGCACAAGAGGAGTCTCTGGTGGAGAGCGCCGCAGAGTCTCAATTGGCGTAGACATAATCCATGGACCTTCACTCCTTTTCCTAGATGAACCAACTTCAGGACTAGACTCAACAAGTGCTCTTAGTGTGATCGAAAAACTACATGACATAGCAAGAAATGGTAGCACAGTTATTCTCACAATCCACCAACCTTCATCAAGAATCCAGCTTCTGCTTGACCATCTCATCATCCTTGCTAGAGGACAACTCATGTTTCAAGGATCACTAAAAGATGTTGGTCACCATTTGAATCGAATGGGACGAAAAATTCCTAAAGGAGAGAATCCAATTGAGAATCTCATTGATGTGATACAAGAGTATGATCAGTGTGATTTTGTTGGTGTTGAGGTGCTAGCTGAGTTTGCACGTACCGGAATGAAACCACCTCTTTTGAGTGATATGGAGGAAATAATTTCATATACTAATTCCATTGCACCTTCACCATCTCCTTTGCATAGAGGATCTAAATATGAGGAAAAATCTCAAGATTTCTCTTATTCATCACAAATTAGCAGAAGGAGTTTGAATGATGAGTTTGATCATAGTATTAGAAGTCCATATAATAACACACCAATGTCATGGAGTGCTAGTAATAGTGCAGCTTTCTTGAAATTCACACCCTCAAGACTTAAAAATGAGAACAAGGTGCAAAAGCCTCCAAG CCATGCTTCCCCTGGCATCTACACATACTCAAGTGAAATCCTTCCAGCAACACCAACACCACATAGCAGTGACTACGTAGTCGACGAGAATGACTACCTTACACCAACAAATAGCTCACAAGAACATCTAGGTCCAAAGTTTGCAAATTCCTACATAGGAGAGACATGGATCCTAATGCGCCGCAACTTCACAAACATACGGAGAACCCCCGAGCTTTTTCTATCAAGACTAATGGTCCTCACCTTCATGGGAGTTATGATGGCAACAATGTTCCACAATCCAAAAAATACCTTACAAGGAATCACAAATCGTCTCAGTTTCTTCATTTTCACAGTGTGtctgtttttcttctcttcaaatGATGCCGTCCCTGCCTTCATCCAAGAGAGGTTCATCTTCATCCGCGAAACTTCTCATAATGCCTATAGAGCTTCTTGTTACACCATAGCTAGCCTAATCACTCACATGCCGTTTCTTGCGCTCCAAGCTTTAGCCTATGCTGCCATTGTTTGGTTTGCTTTAGAACTTAGAGGCCCATTTATATACTTCTTCCTTGTTCTCTTCATTTCTCTTCTTTCGACAAATTCGTTTGTTGTGTTTGTGAGTTCAATTGTTCCAAACTATATCTTGGGTTATGCTGCTGTGATAGCCTTCACTGccttgtttttcttgttttgtggATACTTCTTGAGCAGCGAGGATATTCCGCTTTATTGGCGTTGGATGAACAAGGTTTCGACAATGACATACCCTTATGAAGGACTCTTGATGAATGAGTATCAGACTAATGAAACTTTTGGATCAAATGATGGTGTATCTATTACTggttttgatattttgaaaagtcTTCATATTGGTActgaagagattaagaaaagGAACAATGTGCTTATAATGTTAGGTTGGGCTGTTCTATATaggattttattttacattattcTTCGTTTTGCATCAAAAAATCAAAGGTCCTAG